ACGTGGCCGGGGTCTCGGGCAAGGTGCGCCTTGGTCTGGGGTTTGCCATTGCCGGGATCGCGGCCTATTGGGCGATGTACCTGCACGGGGTGAATGACGTGGCCCTTGCCGCGCGGGTCGAGGAGTATGACCCGCTTTCGGGGCGCCTGGCCTTCCCGTTTTTCAAGGACGCGCTGTTGAACCTTGGCTTGTTCTTCATTCCCTTCGCGATGTTCGTCGTGGTGGGCGCGGCCAACGCGGTGAACCTGACCGATGGGCTGGACGGGCTGGCCATCATGCCGGTGATGATCGCCGCCGGGGCGCTTGGCGTGATCGCCTATGCAGTGGGGCGGGTGGATTTCACCGATTACCTCGATGTGCATTACGTGCCCGGCACGGGCGAGATCCTGATCTTTGTCGCGGGGCTTGCCGGGGGCGGTCTGGGGTTCCTGTGGTACAACGCACCGCCCGCCGCCGTTTTCATGGGGGATACCGGCTCACTCGCGCTTGGCGGCGCGCTTGGGGCAATTGCTGTGGCCACCAAGCACGAGATCGTCCTGGGCATCATCGGCGGCCTCTTTGTGGCCGAGGCGCTTTCGGTGATCATTCAGGTGCTTTACTTCAAACGCACCGGCAAACGTGTCTTCCTGATGGCGCCGATTCACCACCACTATGAGAAAAAGGGCTGGGCCGAGCCGCAGATCGTGATCCGCTTCTGGATCATCGCCCTGATCCTCGCGCTGATCGGGCTGGCGACGCTGAAGGTGAGGTAAGGTGCCGATGTCTTGAAAAGACATCGGTCCGAAATCTTTTGAAGATTTCGGGACTGTTTCGGCGGCGGGTGGTCGTTGGGCCATGGTCATAGAAAACCCCGCCTATGTTTGGTGCACTGCCCCATCTTGCAAGGCCGCGACGCTCGGGGCAGGGTGCGCTATGATTAATGACGGGGGCGGGGCATGATTCCGGTTCAGGGTTTCGAGGGGGCAAAGGTCGCCGTACTGGGATTGGGGCGCTCGGGCCTTTCGGCGGCGCGGGCCTTGCGGGCCGGTGGC
Above is a genomic segment from Roseovarius bejariae containing:
- the mraY gene encoding phospho-N-acetylmuramoyl-pentapeptide-transferase — encoded protein: MLYWLTALSDGGDFFNLFRYITLRAGGAFMTALFFGFIFGPPLINVLRKRQGKGQPIRDDGPETHFAKSGTPTMGGLLIVGALVTSTLFWARLDNGFVWMVLFVTLAFGLIGFADDYAKVSKGNVAGVSGKVRLGLGFAIAGIAAYWAMYLHGVNDVALAARVEEYDPLSGRLAFPFFKDALLNLGLFFIPFAMFVVVGAANAVNLTDGLDGLAIMPVMIAAGALGVIAYAVGRVDFTDYLDVHYVPGTGEILIFVAGLAGGGLGFLWYNAPPAAVFMGDTGSLALGGALGAIAVATKHEIVLGIIGGLFVAEALSVIIQVLYFKRTGKRVFLMAPIHHHYEKKGWAEPQIVIRFWIIALILALIGLATLKVR